In Magnolia sinica isolate HGM2019 chromosome 12, MsV1, whole genome shotgun sequence, a single genomic region encodes these proteins:
- the LOC131221702 gene encoding (3S,6E)-nerolidol synthase 1-like → MAFSHRVFSYPHSPLAPITQPKCHEFRTKKTMIPYVSAGDRPIITEEHNLVSMPSSKPFDANMDYFHVKRMEKLKEVRHILHGLYDPLECMMMIDVLQCLSIDYHFQQEIEEILSRLYKNLGGANIGNAKNGLYDTTLSFRLLRQHGYYVSPDIFNKFRDCEGRFKPQLSKDISGMLGLYEASCLGMEGEDILDQASDFTSKQLKAAMTSMEPGLAGLVGHTLQNPIHMSLPRFNTKNYLNHRHGDNGSTRFIHELAKLDFNAVQSLHQMELREVSKWWRDLGLAQELSFARDQPMKWYMWPLAILSNPHFSKYRIELTKPISLIYIIDDIYDIYGTLDELTLFTEAIDRWEFSAVDRLPRYMQICFMALYNITNEISFLVLKEHGWNPIHSLRKTWADLCKAFLVEAKWFASGQMPKADEYLRNGVISTGVHIVLVHAFFLLGHGITKESTERVDSIPGLITSPAAILRLWDDLGSAKDENQEGKDGSYVECIIKEHGITSPSIAREHVMQMISMEWKKLNKEFISSSSFSPSFKEASLNSARMVQIMYSYDQNQQLPSLEGHINSLLKEKMHL, encoded by the exons ATGGCCTTCTCTCATCGAGTTTTTTCATATCCCCATTCCCCCCTCGCTCCCATCACTCAACCCAAATGCCATGAGTTTAGAACAAAGAAAACCATGATACCATATGTCTCCGCTGGCGACCGTCCGATCATCACCGAGGAGCACAACCTGGTCTCCATGCCGTCTTCCAAACCATTTGACGCTAACATG GACTACTTTCACGTCAAACGAATGGAGAAACTCAAGGAAGTCCGGCATATTCTCCACGGTCTATATGATCCATTAGAATGTATGATGATGATCGACGTCTTACAATGCCTCAGCATCGATTACCACTTCCAGCAAGAAATTGAAGAAATTCTTAGTCGCCTGTATAAGAACCTTGGTGGAGCCAATATTGGTAACGCCAAAAATGGCTTGTATGACACTACGCTTAGCTTCCGCTTGTTGCGACAACATGGTTACTATGTGTCACCAG ACATATTCAACAAGTTTAGAGATTGTGAAGGGAGATTTAAACCACAGTTAAGCAAAGATATAAGTGGAATGTTGGGTTTATATGAAGCTTCATGTCTCGGAATGGAAGGAGAGGACATCCTCGACCAAGCTTCTGATTTCACTAGCAAACAGCTCAAGGCTGCGATGACCTCAATGGAACCAGGTCTTGCGGGActcgtgggccacaccttacAGAATCCCATCCACATGAGCTTGCCAAGGTTCAATACCAAAAATTACCTCAATCATCGACATGGAGACAATGGGTCCACCAGATTCATACATGAACTTGCTAAGTTGGATTTCAACGCTGTCCAATCATTGCACCAAATGGAGCTTAGAGAGGTTTCGAA GTGGTGGAGAGACCTGGGCCTGGCACAAGAGCTAAGTTTCGCGAGGGACCAACCGatgaaatggtacatgtggcCCTTGGCGATCCTCTCAAATCCTCATTTCTCAAAGTATAGGATCGAGCTCACAAAACCTATTTCACTTATCTATATAATCGACGACATTTACGATATTTATGGGACGCTCGATGAACTCACCCTCTTCACTGAGGCAATCGATAG GTGGGAATTCTCAGCTGTAGATCGGCTTCCAAGGTACATGCAGATATgcttcatggccctctacaacaTCACCAATGAGATCAGTTTTCTGGTACTCAAGGAACATGGTTGGAATCCCATTCATTCATTGAGAAAAACG TGGGCTGACTTGTGCAAGGCATTCCTGGTAGAAGCAAAATGGTTCGCCTCAGGACAGATGCCAAAGGCCGATGAGTACTTGAGAAATGGAGTGATTAGCACAGGAGTACATATTGTCTTGGTCCACGCATTTTTTCTTTTGGGCCATGGGATCACAAAGGAGAGTACAGAACGTGTGGATAGTATTCCAGGACTCATAACCAGTCCAGCAGCAATTCTAAGGCTCTGGGACGATTTGGGTAGTGCCAAG gaTGAGAATCAAGAAGGAAAAGATGGCTCGTACGTGGAATGCATCATAAAAGAGCATGGCATCACATCTCCATCTATTGCGCGAGAACATGTCATGCAAATGATTTCCATGGAATGGAAGAAACTCAATAAGGAATTCATCTCCTCAAGCTCATTCTCTCCATCTTTCAAGGAAGCCTCACTCAACAGTGCACGTATGGTGCAAATTATGTACAGTTATGACCAAAATCAACAGCTACCAAGTCTTGAAGGACACATTAATTCATTGCTTAAAGAAAAAATGCATCTCTAA